One window of Sardina pilchardus chromosome 2, fSarPil1.1, whole genome shotgun sequence genomic DNA carries:
- the slc35a3b gene encoding solute carrier family 35 member A3b isoform X1, translated as MEKQGLPRCKLWSSSPNDELSRQESSSLPAYESEEMSPSPAVTPPTKLKYISLGVLVLQNTTLVLTMRYSRTLKEDGPRYLASSAVVSAEMFKILACIFLIFRDHKFSWRALNHVLREEIVNKPKETLKLAIPSGIYTFQNNLLYVALSNLDAATYQVTYQLKILTTALFSMSMLGKRLGIYQWLSLLVLMAGIVLVQWPAEAPGTPEQTEASSSSQLVGVLAVLAACCSSGFAGVYFEKILKETTQSVWIRNIQLGLSGLIFGLMVMFVHDGEAVRESSMFRGYNRLTWTVVLLQAFGGLVIATVIKYADNILKSFAAPFSIILSCFISYLWLADFDPTSLFFLGTVLVIAATVLYGYGERLKAAGSSQSV; from the exons ATGGAAAAGCAGGGCTTGCCCAGATGCAAGCTCTGGTCGTCCAGCCCCAACGATGAG CTCAGCCGACAAGAGTCCAGCTCTTTGCCAGCGTATGAAAGCGAAGAGATGTCTCCGTCACCTGCGGTTACCCCACCGACAAAGCTGAAGTACATCTCCCTGGGGGTCCTCGTGCTGCAGAACACGACGCTGGTGCTGACCATGCGCTATTCTCGCACTCTCAAGGAAGACGGCCCGCGCTACCTGGCCTCATCCGCAGTGGTGTCGGCCGAGATGTTTAAGATACTGGCCTGCATTTTTCTCATCTTCAGGGACCATA AATTTAGCTGGAGGGCTTTGAATCATGTGTTGAGGGAGGAGATCGTGAACAAGCCCAAAGAAACCCTCAAGCTCGCAATTCCATCTGGCATCTACACATTCCAAAATAACTTGCTCTACGTCGCCCTCTCCAACCTGGACGCTGCCACTTACCAG GTAACCTATCAGCTGAAGATCTTGACCACAGCGCTGTTCTCCATGTCCATGCTAGGGAAGAGACTGGGGATCTACCAGTGGCTTTCTCTGCTCGTCCTGATGGCTGGGATTGTTCTTGTCCAG TGGCCAGCCGAGGCACCAGGAACTCCCGAGCAAACAGAGGCCTCGTCCAGCTCCCAGCTGGTTGGAGTGTTGGCTGTTCTGGCCGCGTGCTGCTCCAGTGGCTTTGCTGGTGTTTACTTTGAGAAAATTCTCAAGGAGACCACACAAAGTGTATGGATCCGGAACATCCAGTTGG GTTTATCCGGGCTCATCTTTGGTCTGATGGTCATGTTTGTTCATGATGGAGAGGCTGTCAGAGAGTCCAGTATGTTCCGGGGATACAACAGACTCACATGGACAGTTGTTCTGTTACAG GCTTTTGGTGGTTTGGTCATTGCAACTGTAATCAAATATGCAGACAACATTTTGAAGAGCTTTGCCGCACCGTTCTCAATAATTTTGTCCTGTTTCATCTCTTACCTCTGGCTCGCGGACTTTGATCCTACCAG TTTGTTCTTCCTTGGCACGGTGCTGGTCATCGCCGCCACGGTTCTGTACGGATACGGGGAAAGGCTGAAGGCAGCTGGGAGCTCACAGAGTGTGTAA
- the imp3 gene encoding U3 small nucleolar ribonucleoprotein protein IMP3, which yields MVRKLKFHEKKLLKKVDFINWEVDNNLHEVKILRKYHIEKREDYTKYNKLSRHIRELCRKIRDLDEKDGFRSHSTSLLLEKLYTVGLIPTKQNLSLVENVSASSFCRRRLPTVMVRLRMAQDLKTAVTFIEQGHIRVGPEIVTDPAFLITRNMEDFVTWVDSSKIKQHVMNYNEERDDFDLVV from the exons ATGGTGCGTAAATTGAAATTTCACGAGAAGAAGCTCctaaaaaaggtagatttcatAAACTGGGAAGTCGACAATAACTTGCACGAGGTTAAAATACTACGAAAATATCATATCGAGAAGAGAGAGGACTACACAAA GTACAACAAATTAAGTCGCCATATAAGAGAATTATGCAGAAAAATCAGGGACCTAGACGAAAAGGACGGATTCAGGTCTCACAGCACTTCACTTCTCCTGGAAAAGCT GTACACCGTGGGATTGATCCCCACCAAACAGAACCTCTCTTTAGTTGAGAATGTCAGTGCCTCCTCCTTCTGCAG GAGACGACTTCCAACAGTAATGGTGCGATTACGCATGGCTCAGGATCTGAAGACAGCAGTTACCTTTATCGAGCAAGGAC ACATCAGAGTTGGACCAGAAATCGTTACAGATCCTGCATTCCTCATCACCAG GAATATGGAGGACTTTGTAACATGGGTTGATTCTTCCAAGATTAAACAGCATGTCATGAATTACAATGAGGAG agaGATGACTTTGACCTTGTGGTGTAG
- the bcl6ab gene encoding BCL6A transcription repressor b produces the protein MANTPDGCIQFTRHAGYVLLNFNRLRSRNILTDVAVMVNGQQFQAHKTVLMACSGLFYSIFTSADKGSVSTISLDPSVDAVGFSVLLDFMYTSCLALKDSDVFSILATAKYLQMDHVVDTCQRVVKARDLHKRQEDLARIIWRTQDLPPSPLRASSDAPFSSHSHPLSHIYGHSPIPLVPAAPYWHIPSRSSMPKQCPPSASSVVNLSTMRRLHSSFQSNLGRHPTPPLSSMDYQRQLPRPVAHPRLKQKQTRTQDTGCHELQEVKRGDEEEEGEQGDRSDCRPSSPMESSSCSKETSSSSLSSSSASSSISSSPPLGPHNSHGQNEKVHNWKKYKFIVLNACQEDEQRSEESTSQISQKEKEEQEHQVQQVNRLSNTSRISEEGHQRFDSAKPQAESSESDCTVSADFCKKCDSQIADAEHSLQAHCIKPYKCDYCPATFRCKGNLAGHKSVHTGEKPYRCSVCGAQFNRPANLKTHSRIHSGEKPYKCETCGARFVQVAHLRAHVLIHTGEKPYPCDVCGSRFRHLQTLKSHTRIHTGEKPYQCDHCKLHFRHKSQLRLHLRQKHGTVPSGRTPPLRPASAPHHPAVHTH, from the exons ATGGCTAACACCCCTGATGGCTGCATTCAGTTCACGCGACACGCTGGATATGTCCTTCTCAACTTCAACCGTTTACGCAGTCGAAATATCCTGACAGATGTGGCTGTGATGGTCAACGGACAGCAGTTTCAGGCACACAAGACCGTTCTCATGGCCTGCAG TGGGCTCTTCTACTCCATTTTCACCAGTGCTGATAAAGGCAGCGTGAGCACCATCAGTCTGGACCCCTCCGTGGACGCTGTTGGTTTCTCAGTGCTGCTGGACTTCATgtacacttcctgtttggcccTGAAGGACAGCGATGTCTTCTCCATCCTGGCCACAGCCAAATACCTCCAGATGGACCATGTGGTGGACACATGTCAAAGAGTTGTTAAGGCCAG AGACCTACATAAACGACAGGAGGACTTGGCACGCATCATTTGGCGGACGCAAGACCTACCTCCTTCTCCACTCCGTGCCAGCAGTGATGCCCCCTTCTCCAGTCACAGCCATCCCCTCAGTCACATCTATGGCCACTCCCCCATTCCCCTGGTGCCCGCGGCTCCATATTGGCACATTCCCAGCCGCAGCAGCATGCCCAAACAGTGCCCACCCTCTGCGTCCAGTGTGGTCAATTTATCTACAATGAGGCGCCTCCACTCAAGCTTTCAAAGCAACCTTGGTAGGCACCCCACGCCTCCCCTGTCCTCCATGGACTACCAGAGGCAGCTACCTCGGCCCGTGGCCCACCCCCGGCTGAAGCAGAAGCAGACGCGCACGCAAGACACTGGCTGCCATGAGCTCCAGGAGGTGAAGAGgggtgatgaggaagaggaaggggagcaAGGTGATAGATCAGACTGCCGGCCCAGCTCCCCCATGgagtccagcagctgcagcaaggagacctcctcttcctctttatcttcttcctccgcctcctcctccatctcctcctcacctcctcttggTCCTCACAACAGTCACGGTCAGAATGAGAAAGTGCACAACTGGAAGAAGTACAAGTTCATTGTCTTGAACGCCTGTCAAGAGGATGAACAGCGTAGCGAAGAATCTACCTCACAGATTAGccaaaaagagaaggaggaacagGAACATCAAGTCCAGCAAGTCAACCGGCTTAGTAACACCAGCAG GATATCTGAAGAGGGTCATCAGCGATTTGACTCTGCAAAACCTCAGGCAGAATCTTCAGAATCGGATTGCACTGTTTCAG CCGACTTCTGCAAGAAATGTGACTCCCAAATCGCAGATGCAGAACACTCCCTTCAAGCCCATTGCATCAAACCATACAAATGTGACTACTGCCCTGCAACTTTCCGGTGCAAAGGAAACCTTGCCGGTCATAAATCTGTTCACACAG GAGAAAAACCTTACCGCTGTTCTGTGTGCGGTGCACAGTTTAACAGACCAGCCAACCTCAAGACCCATAGCCGTATCcactctggagaaaagccatacaAATGTGAAACATGTGGCGCTCGCTTTGTACAG GTGGCTCACCTCAGGGCCCACGTCCTCATCCACACGGGAGAGAAGCCCTACCCCTGTGACGTCTGTGGCTCGCGCTTCCGTCACCTGCAGACTCTGAAGAgtcacacgcgcatacacactgGGGAGAAGCCCTATCAG TGTGACCACTGCAAGTTGCACTTCCGCCACAAGAGCCAGCTGAGGCTTCACCTGCGGCAGAAGCACGGCACCGTGCCCAGCGGCAGGACTCCGCCCCTCCGGCCGGCCAGTGCCCCTCACCATCCTGCCGTCCACACCCACTGA
- the fam78ba gene encoding protein FAM78B: MNKLVKSELILPSVVVLALLLTSTMGCIQSIACKPRIRRENIVVYEVSASIDQCPTVIEENSPIVLRYKTPYFRASAGIVMPPVPRNETWTVGWIQACTQMEFYNTYGDIGMSSWELPELREGRVKAISDSDGVSYPWYGNTTETVTLVGPTYKPSRLTVSMNDNFYPSVTWAVPISNSNTPMLTHITRDQSFITWLVALNAVTKERIVLQTIRWRMRVDIAVEPGMPLGSRASLVGRPHQEQPHILNNPEPIPPNALGRPNANDAQVLMWRPRRGAPLVVIPPK, encoded by the exons ATGAATAAACTGGTTAAATCAGAACTCATTCTACCGTCGGTGGTCGTTCTGGCACTGCTTCTAACTAGCACCATGGGTTGCATTCAGAGCATCGCCTGCAAGCCGCGAATCAGACGGGAGAATATTGTTGTGTATGAGGTCTCGGCCTCCATTGACCAGTGCCCTACCGTGATTGAGGAGAACTCACCGATTGTGCTGCGCTACAAAACGCCCTATTTCAGGGCTTCTGCGGGTATTGTGATGCCTCCTGTGCCACGAAATGAGACGTGGACTGTTGGCTGGATTCAAGCTTGCACTCAGATGGAATTCTACAATACATATGGGGACATTGGAAT GTCCAGCTGGGAGCTTCCGGAGCTGCGCGAGGGCCGCGTCAAGGCCATCAGCGACTCCGACGGCGTCAGCTACCCCTGGTACGGCAACACCACCGAGACAGTCACGCTGGTGGGCCCCACGTACAAACCCTCGCGCTTGACCGTCAGCATGAATGACAACTTCTACCCCAGCGTGACCTGGGCCGTGCCCATCAGCAACAGCAACACGCCCATGCTGACGCACATCACCCGCGACCAGAGCTTCATCACCTGGCTGGTGGCGCTCAACGCCGTCACCAAAGAGCGCATCGTGCTGCAGACCATCCGCTGGCGCATGCGCGTGGACATCGCCGTGGAGCCCGGCATGCCGCTGGGCTCGCGCGCCTCCCTGGTGGGACGGCCGCACCAGGAGCAGCCCCACATCCTCAACAACCCCGAGCCCATCCCGCCCAACGCGCTGGGCCGGCCCAACGCCAACGACGCCCAGGTGCTCATGTGGCGTCCCAGGAGAGGCGCGCCGCTCGTGGTCATCCCCCCCAAGTAG
- the slc35a3b gene encoding solute carrier family 35 member A3b isoform X2: MSPSPAVTPPTKLKYISLGVLVLQNTTLVLTMRYSRTLKEDGPRYLASSAVVSAEMFKILACIFLIFRDHKFSWRALNHVLREEIVNKPKETLKLAIPSGIYTFQNNLLYVALSNLDAATYQVTYQLKILTTALFSMSMLGKRLGIYQWLSLLVLMAGIVLVQWPAEAPGTPEQTEASSSSQLVGVLAVLAACCSSGFAGVYFEKILKETTQSVWIRNIQLGLSGLIFGLMVMFVHDGEAVRESSMFRGYNRLTWTVVLLQAFGGLVIATVIKYADNILKSFAAPFSIILSCFISYLWLADFDPTSLFFLGTVLVIAATVLYGYGERLKAAGSSQSV; this comes from the exons ATGTCTCCGTCACCTGCGGTTACCCCACCGACAAAGCTGAAGTACATCTCCCTGGGGGTCCTCGTGCTGCAGAACACGACGCTGGTGCTGACCATGCGCTATTCTCGCACTCTCAAGGAAGACGGCCCGCGCTACCTGGCCTCATCCGCAGTGGTGTCGGCCGAGATGTTTAAGATACTGGCCTGCATTTTTCTCATCTTCAGGGACCATA AATTTAGCTGGAGGGCTTTGAATCATGTGTTGAGGGAGGAGATCGTGAACAAGCCCAAAGAAACCCTCAAGCTCGCAATTCCATCTGGCATCTACACATTCCAAAATAACTTGCTCTACGTCGCCCTCTCCAACCTGGACGCTGCCACTTACCAG GTAACCTATCAGCTGAAGATCTTGACCACAGCGCTGTTCTCCATGTCCATGCTAGGGAAGAGACTGGGGATCTACCAGTGGCTTTCTCTGCTCGTCCTGATGGCTGGGATTGTTCTTGTCCAG TGGCCAGCCGAGGCACCAGGAACTCCCGAGCAAACAGAGGCCTCGTCCAGCTCCCAGCTGGTTGGAGTGTTGGCTGTTCTGGCCGCGTGCTGCTCCAGTGGCTTTGCTGGTGTTTACTTTGAGAAAATTCTCAAGGAGACCACACAAAGTGTATGGATCCGGAACATCCAGTTGG GTTTATCCGGGCTCATCTTTGGTCTGATGGTCATGTTTGTTCATGATGGAGAGGCTGTCAGAGAGTCCAGTATGTTCCGGGGATACAACAGACTCACATGGACAGTTGTTCTGTTACAG GCTTTTGGTGGTTTGGTCATTGCAACTGTAATCAAATATGCAGACAACATTTTGAAGAGCTTTGCCGCACCGTTCTCAATAATTTTGTCCTGTTTCATCTCTTACCTCTGGCTCGCGGACTTTGATCCTACCAG TTTGTTCTTCCTTGGCACGGTGCTGGTCATCGCCGCCACGGTTCTGTACGGATACGGGGAAAGGCTGAAGGCAGCTGGGAGCTCACAGAGTGTGTAA
- the cmpk gene encoding UMP-CMP kinase, with protein MIFRALGRLAEKVPSAVHRVVSAMKPQVVFVLGGPGAGKGTQCAKIVEKYSYTHLSAGDLLREERSRTGSEFGQLIDNYIKDGKIVPVEITINLLKKAMESTMQTDEQKFRFLIDGFPRNQDNLQGWNTVMDGKADVKFVLFFDCTNEVCIDRCLERGKSSGRTDDNRESMEKRIQTYLQSTRPIIDLFEKEGKVHTIDASRGVEEVFGDVKSIFGKEG; from the exons ATGATTTTCAGAGCGCTAGGTAGGCTCGCTGAGAAAGTTCCAAGTGCAGTGCATCGAGTCGTTTCAGCCATGAAGCCTCAGGTTGTATTTGTGTTGGGCGGGCCAGGCGCGGGGAAAGGGACACAATGCGCTAAAATCGTGGAG AAGTACAGCTACACCCATCTATCCGCAGGAGACCTGCTCAGGGAGGAACGTAGCCGAACTGGTTCAGAGTTTGGTCAACTTATCGACAACTACATCAAAGATGGAAAAATTGTGCCTGTTGAGATTACCATCAACTTGCTTAAAAAG GCCATGGAATCCACCATGCAGACAGATGAACAGAAGTTCCGTTTCTTAATCGACGGATTTCCACGTAACCAAGACAACCTGCAGGGCTGGAACACGGTCATGGATGGCAAAGCTGATGTCAAATTCGTCCTCTTCTTTGACTGTACCAATGAG GTGTGTATTGACCGCTGTCtagagagggggaagagcagTGGGCGCACCGACGACAACAGAGAGAGCATGGAGAAGAG GATCCAGACCTACTTGCAGTCCACACGCCCCATCATTGACCTGTTTGAGAAGGAGGGGAAAGTGCACACCATTGACGCCTCTCGCGGTGTGGAGGAG GTGTTTGGGGATGTGAAGAGCATCTTCGGAAAGGAGGGCTGA